One Arthrobacter sp. StoSoilB19 DNA window includes the following coding sequences:
- a CDS encoding 3-oxoacyl-ACP reductase — translation MADTYAQLVNSGVGRNLAKKLGLPQPAVLRRYEPGQPLVTGPVVVLGDTPGADKLAAELLSWDLDVRRHAVPAEKLGAIILVLDELGHPADLEKPVLAAAGSLRDLRAGGRIITLSRPAAEAATPDAAAARQGVDGFLRSLAKELRAGATGNGVLLADGTTSTSPSTLGAITFFLSGRSAFVDGQFLTVSTEDGALPADPEKPLAGKVAVVTGAARGIGAQIARTLHRDGATLVLVDIPAAGDQLAAVANEVRATALQLDITAADAGRRIIDHAIQRYGRLDIVVHNAGVTRDKLLANMDQARWNQVININIAAQLRINEALMASEHFRSSPRIVSVASTSGIAGNRGQTNYAASKGGVVGMVRASAPLLASRSGTINAVAPGFIETDMTARIPFAVREVARRLNSLQQGGLPSDVAETIAFLASDAAGGINGEVLRVCGQNLVGA, via the coding sequence ATGGCTGACACATATGCACAACTGGTCAACAGCGGCGTAGGCCGCAACCTCGCAAAGAAACTCGGCCTTCCGCAGCCCGCTGTCCTGCGCCGCTACGAGCCGGGGCAGCCCCTGGTGACCGGGCCTGTCGTTGTCCTGGGCGACACCCCCGGCGCGGACAAACTTGCCGCCGAGCTGCTGTCCTGGGACCTCGATGTCAGGCGGCACGCCGTTCCGGCCGAAAAACTGGGTGCCATCATCCTGGTCCTCGATGAGCTCGGGCACCCGGCGGACCTGGAAAAGCCTGTGTTGGCGGCCGCGGGTTCCCTCCGCGACCTGCGGGCCGGGGGCCGGATCATCACCTTGTCCCGCCCGGCGGCGGAAGCTGCCACTCCCGACGCTGCAGCAGCACGCCAGGGGGTGGATGGCTTCCTGCGATCCCTTGCCAAGGAACTGCGTGCGGGAGCAACCGGAAATGGTGTGCTCCTCGCTGATGGCACCACTTCCACCAGCCCCAGCACGCTCGGTGCCATCACGTTCTTCCTCTCCGGCCGTTCAGCGTTCGTGGACGGACAGTTCCTCACGGTTTCAACGGAGGACGGCGCGCTGCCCGCCGACCCGGAAAAGCCACTTGCAGGAAAAGTGGCAGTAGTTACCGGCGCAGCCCGCGGCATCGGCGCGCAGATTGCCCGGACGCTGCACCGCGATGGTGCCACGCTGGTCCTGGTGGACATTCCGGCAGCGGGAGACCAGCTGGCGGCCGTAGCCAATGAGGTACGCGCGACGGCATTGCAGCTCGACATCACCGCAGCGGACGCGGGCCGGCGGATCATCGACCACGCCATACAGCGGTACGGACGTCTGGACATCGTGGTGCACAATGCCGGGGTTACGCGGGACAAGCTGCTGGCCAACATGGACCAGGCGCGGTGGAACCAGGTCATCAACATCAATATCGCCGCCCAACTCCGGATCAACGAGGCCCTGATGGCCTCAGAACACTTCCGGTCTTCGCCGCGTATCGTTTCTGTTGCCTCCACCAGCGGCATCGCCGGGAACCGGGGACAAACCAACTACGCCGCATCCAAGGGGGGAGTTGTGGGAATGGTCCGTGCCAGCGCCCCGCTGCTCGCGTCCCGGAGCGGCACCATCAATGCGGTGGCACCCGGATTCATCGAAACCGACATGACCGCGCGCATCCCCTTCGCCGTCCGTGAAGTGGCACGACGGTTGAACTCACTCCAGCAGGGCGGCCTGCCCTCCGACGTCGCCGAGACCATAGCGTTCCTCGCCAGCGACGCCGCAGGCGGAATCAACGGGGAGGTGCTGCGGGTGTGCGGGCAAAACCTGGTGGGGGCATGA
- a CDS encoding FUSC family protein, with protein MAGLSAAFAAQRLQLAAKAALAAGLAFAIAPLMPGAASHYAYYAPLGALVAMYHNVAGSVKQGAQALAGLAMGIGLAFILVSLAQPSPLTVALFMGVGVLLGGLPGIGSGRDWIPTAALLVLLVGGSNADDFSFGYLVQMGAGVGVGIAVNFLIFPPLHFDAAASSLDDLRLALGRQLTDMGAAITEKWPPEHEDWARRSDELAEAARSVRHLVKEADASRRANPRRKLHPRDVDRDYRDLRELERVTFHIQDMTDVLSDVIWESDAPYDIPLQDSEPLAAAITATGELLASYSEADEQTQKHRFAAAKEAVDACMAAAAGREATQGTVPASESVLLSLHRILRAVRPQD; from the coding sequence GTGGCGGGGCTCTCCGCTGCCTTTGCGGCGCAGCGCCTGCAGTTGGCTGCCAAAGCCGCGCTTGCCGCGGGCCTGGCGTTCGCCATCGCTCCGCTAATGCCGGGCGCGGCCTCGCACTATGCGTACTATGCGCCGCTGGGGGCCCTGGTGGCCATGTACCACAACGTCGCGGGCTCAGTGAAGCAGGGGGCGCAGGCCCTCGCCGGGCTGGCAATGGGAATCGGCCTTGCTTTCATTCTGGTCAGCCTTGCCCAACCCTCCCCGTTGACGGTGGCCCTGTTCATGGGAGTCGGCGTGCTCCTGGGCGGCTTGCCGGGTATCGGTTCGGGCCGTGACTGGATTCCGACGGCGGCCCTGCTGGTCCTGCTGGTGGGCGGAAGCAACGCGGACGATTTCTCCTTTGGCTACCTGGTCCAGATGGGTGCGGGCGTGGGCGTGGGGATCGCAGTCAATTTTCTGATCTTCCCGCCGCTGCACTTTGATGCAGCGGCTTCAAGCCTCGATGATCTTCGCCTCGCCCTTGGGCGGCAACTTACGGACATGGGGGCGGCGATTACCGAGAAGTGGCCTCCGGAGCACGAGGACTGGGCGCGCCGGTCGGACGAACTGGCCGAAGCAGCTCGATCGGTGCGGCATCTGGTCAAGGAAGCCGATGCCAGCCGCCGCGCCAATCCCAGGCGGAAGCTGCACCCCAGGGACGTGGACAGGGACTACCGCGACCTGCGGGAACTGGAGCGGGTCACTTTCCACATCCAGGACATGACGGACGTACTCTCGGACGTCATCTGGGAAAGCGACGCCCCCTACGATATCCCCCTGCAGGACAGTGAACCGCTTGCTGCCGCCATCACGGCCACCGGAGAGCTGCTGGCGTCCTACAGCGAAGCTGACGAACAGACCCAGAAACACCGCTTCGCCGCCGCGAAAGAGGCGGTGGACGCCTGCATGGCGGCCGCTGCAGGCAGGGAGGCAACCCAAGGCACCGTCCCTGCCTCCGAATCGGTCCTCCTCAGCCTCCACCGGATCCTGCGGGCAGTCCGCCCGCAGGACTAG
- a CDS encoding glycosyltransferase family 9 protein has protein sequence MSGTGTAGVATDPLPADGKPELLVLRALKLGDLLVAVPALKGIRRAFPEHRLRYAAQGWLAEALGLVGGYELFPTHGLDEPLAMEPGVVDVAVNLHGSGPESQGRIEALKARHTVGHRSAHRDGPPWRPELHERERWVKLLEWHGIEADPLDVKLNTPHVPSPVPGATVLHVGAAYGSRLWPADRFAAVAAALAEAGHQVVFTGGAGERERADEVCRLAGLPGTTVLAGVLGLGEFAATIAAARLVVSADTGAAHLASAYGTPSVVLFGPAPPEIWGPPPGPHVVLTRTELRRGDTFAAQPDPALLAIQVPDVMAAVRGLGLL, from the coding sequence ATGAGCGGCACCGGGACGGCGGGCGTTGCCACCGATCCGCTTCCCGCTGACGGCAAACCGGAATTACTGGTCCTGCGCGCCCTGAAGCTTGGCGACCTGCTGGTGGCCGTACCTGCCCTGAAGGGTATCCGGCGGGCGTTTCCCGAACACCGGCTGCGCTATGCGGCGCAGGGATGGCTGGCAGAAGCTTTGGGGCTGGTGGGCGGTTATGAGCTGTTCCCTACGCATGGGCTGGACGAGCCGCTGGCGATGGAACCCGGCGTAGTGGACGTTGCCGTCAACCTGCACGGCAGCGGCCCGGAGAGCCAGGGAAGGATTGAGGCGCTGAAAGCCAGGCATACGGTTGGCCACCGAAGCGCCCACCGGGACGGCCCGCCGTGGCGGCCGGAACTGCACGAACGCGAACGCTGGGTAAAGCTCCTGGAGTGGCATGGCATCGAGGCGGATCCACTGGACGTAAAGCTGAATACGCCGCATGTCCCCAGCCCCGTCCCCGGTGCGACAGTCCTGCATGTCGGGGCCGCCTATGGCAGCAGGCTGTGGCCGGCGGACCGCTTCGCGGCGGTGGCAGCGGCCCTCGCGGAAGCCGGCCACCAGGTGGTTTTCACCGGCGGCGCAGGGGAGAGGGAACGCGCTGACGAAGTGTGCCGCCTTGCGGGGCTCCCGGGGACCACCGTCTTGGCCGGCGTCCTGGGCCTCGGAGAGTTCGCGGCCACCATCGCCGCCGCACGCCTGGTGGTTTCCGCCGACACGGGCGCCGCCCACCTGGCATCCGCTTACGGCACTCCTTCCGTGGTGCTTTTTGGTCCGGCCCCACCCGAAATCTGGGGTCCGCCCCCTGGGCCCCATGTGGTCCTGACCCGCACGGAGCTGCGGCGCGGGGACACGTTCGCGGCGCAGCCGGACCCCGCGCTGCTGGCAATCCAGGTGCCCGACGTCATGGCTGCGGTCAGGGGGCTGGGCCTGCTGTAA
- a CDS encoding DUF4193 domain-containing protein, translated as MATDYDELRSDVKESQDNSLEQLQSANAPDARSVVQELDEADGLDGAGVPGGEFVAEELVVQVIPQAEDEFTCYSCFLVRHRSQIARQKDGHSYCTECEG; from the coding sequence GTGGCAACCGATTACGATGAACTGCGTTCCGACGTCAAGGAATCGCAGGACAACTCACTCGAGCAGCTCCAGTCAGCAAATGCTCCCGACGCCCGCAGTGTTGTGCAGGAGTTGGACGAGGCTGACGGACTGGACGGCGCCGGCGTCCCTGGCGGCGAATTCGTCGCTGAGGAGCTCGTAGTCCAGGTCATCCCGCAGGCTGAGGATGAGTTCACCTGCTATTCCTGCTTCCTGGTCCGCCACCGGTCCCAGATCGCCCGTCAAAAAGACGGCCACAGCTACTGCACTGAGTGCGAAGGCTAG
- a CDS encoding M50 family metallopeptidase: MLDSSASLWNTFSAAFAQANVPNVTWIEMLLSVAAAIGLSIPRRSWRYFGLLATTTHELGHAFAALTSGQRLSGIRLRLDHSGTTTTYSRSRLAAAWSCFWGYPVPAMVGAAFVCCGLGGWGPAAMAVSLLVLAASLIFLRNLAGFIITAAAIAGAAALTFLAPAPVVGHVAVIFGLALLVAAVRDLLKLTNVHIRRRGSLGSSDAYLLYRATSVPSGVWIALFTLLVAGAWLVAWQPVSAILAEGAWIG; encoded by the coding sequence ATGTTGGACAGCTCCGCGAGCTTGTGGAACACCTTCAGTGCGGCGTTCGCGCAGGCAAACGTACCCAACGTCACCTGGATCGAGATGCTGTTGTCCGTGGCGGCAGCCATCGGTCTGTCCATACCCCGCCGCAGCTGGCGCTACTTCGGGCTCCTCGCTACCACCACCCATGAGCTGGGTCACGCGTTCGCGGCCTTGACGTCCGGTCAGCGGCTGTCGGGAATCCGCCTCAGGCTTGACCATTCCGGAACCACCACCACTTACAGCAGGAGCCGGCTTGCAGCAGCATGGTCCTGCTTCTGGGGATATCCGGTACCGGCTATGGTCGGTGCCGCTTTCGTCTGCTGCGGCCTTGGCGGGTGGGGCCCGGCTGCCATGGCCGTGAGCCTGTTGGTCCTGGCCGCGTCGCTGATCTTCCTCCGCAACCTTGCCGGTTTCATCATCACTGCCGCCGCCATCGCCGGCGCGGCTGCCCTTACCTTCCTTGCACCGGCGCCAGTCGTGGGGCATGTGGCCGTCATCTTCGGTCTTGCACTCCTGGTGGCTGCTGTGCGTGACCTGCTCAAACTCACGAACGTCCACATCCGGCGTCGCGGAAGCCTTGGCAGCTCCGACGCCTACCTTCTGTACCGCGCCACCTCCGTCCCCTCCGGAGTCTGGATTGCTTTGTTCACCCTCCTGGTTGCCGGAGCGTGGCTGGTTGCCTGGCAGCCCGTCTCGGCGATCCTGGCGGAAGGTGCCTGGATCGGTTAG
- a CDS encoding EstA family serine hydrolase, giving the protein MQTSLGSVAPGYENVLALFESFLAEDSRYSAQLACYHNGMPVVRLTGGPDMASETVTGAYSCSKGVAAMVIALMVQDGVLDLDKAMVHYWPEFGGHGKDRLLVREALSHQAGLMGVEGGFRLDEFTTSAAAARLAAAAPAWEPGRQFGYHALTIGILMEELCRRVAGESLQAMYDRRIRQPQDVDFFLGLPEELEPRYRDVLYEEDPGQGWVDPLSLEGMNSNAPVSTVMELPNIRAVRAAGMSAAGGVGSAEGLARLYAAATTGVDGDKPFLAARTVEAMTREQVWGLDRSSGLDNAFAVVFMKPHPSRNFGSHRAFGHEGANAALGFADPAYGLGFGYIPRRQEEGRTPGRAHRLAAEVRRSAAGLS; this is encoded by the coding sequence ATGCAGACATCTCTTGGTTCCGTGGCGCCAGGGTACGAAAACGTCCTGGCCCTGTTTGAGTCGTTCCTCGCTGAGGACTCCCGGTACAGCGCACAACTCGCCTGCTACCACAACGGGATGCCGGTGGTGCGCCTGACGGGCGGCCCCGACATGGCTTCGGAAACCGTGACCGGGGCCTATTCCTGCTCCAAGGGCGTTGCCGCCATGGTCATCGCCCTGATGGTCCAGGATGGCGTCCTTGACCTGGATAAGGCAATGGTCCATTACTGGCCGGAATTCGGTGGCCACGGAAAGGACAGGCTGCTGGTCCGGGAAGCGCTGTCGCATCAGGCAGGACTGATGGGCGTTGAGGGCGGATTCCGCCTGGATGAATTCACCACGTCCGCGGCCGCGGCGCGCCTTGCCGCTGCCGCTCCCGCCTGGGAGCCCGGGCGGCAGTTCGGCTACCACGCCCTGACCATCGGAATCCTTATGGAGGAGTTGTGCCGCCGCGTCGCGGGCGAGTCGCTGCAGGCCATGTACGACCGCAGGATCCGGCAGCCGCAGGACGTGGATTTCTTCCTGGGGCTCCCGGAGGAGCTGGAGCCACGGTACAGGGACGTCCTCTATGAAGAAGATCCCGGCCAGGGCTGGGTTGATCCACTCAGCCTCGAAGGCATGAACAGCAATGCGCCGGTCAGCACCGTCATGGAACTGCCGAACATCCGCGCCGTCCGGGCGGCCGGAATGTCCGCCGCCGGCGGTGTGGGCTCCGCTGAGGGCCTGGCGCGGTTGTACGCCGCTGCGACCACAGGCGTCGACGGGGACAAACCGTTCCTGGCGGCCCGGACGGTGGAGGCCATGACCCGGGAACAGGTGTGGGGCCTGGACCGCTCTTCCGGCCTGGACAACGCGTTTGCGGTCGTCTTCATGAAGCCCCACCCTTCCCGGAACTTTGGCAGCCACCGGGCCTTTGGACACGAGGGTGCCAACGCGGCGCTCGGTTTTGCGGATCCGGCCTACGGGCTTGGCTTTGGCTACATTCCACGCCGCCAGGAGGAGGGCCGGACGCCGGGAAGGGCGCATCGCCTGGCCGCCGAAGTGCGGCGTTCCGCAGCCGGCTTGTCCTGA
- a CDS encoding glutathione S-transferase C-terminal domain-containing protein — protein MSQETHSTRGAYVTGGTEFTRDTNYIEDRITRDASPGSKGEPGWPVEAGRYRLIAARACPWANRTVIVRRLLGLEEAISLGQPGPTHDARSWTFDLDPGGVDPVLGIERLQEAYFKRFPGYPRGITVPAIVDVRSGEVVTNNFPQITLDFSTEWTEFHRAGAPLLYPGHLRDEIDRVNKRVFTEVNNGVYRCGFAGSQEAYDSAYDRLWTALDWLEDRLSRQRYLVGDTITEADVRLFTTLARFDPVYHGHFKCNRQKLSEMPHLWGYARDLFQTPGFGDTIDFVQIKQHYYIVHEDINPTGIVPAGPDLGGWLQDHGRESLGGRPFGDGTPPGPVRPGEEVAPGHGALR, from the coding sequence ATGAGCCAGGAAACGCACAGCACCCGTGGAGCCTATGTGACCGGCGGCACGGAGTTCACCCGGGACACCAATTACATCGAGGACCGGATCACCAGGGATGCCTCCCCCGGCAGCAAGGGCGAACCGGGGTGGCCGGTGGAAGCCGGGCGCTACCGCCTCATCGCCGCCCGTGCCTGCCCGTGGGCAAACCGCACCGTCATTGTCCGCAGGCTGCTGGGCCTGGAAGAAGCGATTTCCCTGGGCCAGCCCGGCCCTACCCACGACGCTCGCTCCTGGACGTTCGACCTGGATCCCGGCGGAGTGGACCCCGTCCTCGGCATAGAGCGCCTCCAGGAGGCCTACTTCAAACGGTTCCCCGGCTATCCGCGGGGAATTACCGTACCTGCCATCGTGGATGTACGCAGCGGTGAAGTCGTGACCAACAACTTCCCCCAGATCACCCTCGACTTCTCGACCGAGTGGACGGAGTTCCACCGGGCAGGAGCGCCGCTGCTCTACCCTGGACACCTCCGCGACGAAATCGACCGGGTAAACAAGCGCGTCTTCACGGAGGTCAACAACGGCGTCTACCGCTGCGGTTTCGCGGGTTCCCAGGAAGCCTATGACTCAGCTTACGACCGGCTGTGGACTGCGCTGGACTGGCTTGAAGACCGCCTGTCCCGGCAGCGCTATCTGGTGGGCGACACCATCACCGAGGCGGATGTGCGCCTGTTCACCACGCTTGCCAGGTTCGACCCCGTGTACCACGGCCACTTCAAGTGCAACCGGCAGAAACTCAGTGAGATGCCGCATCTGTGGGGCTATGCACGGGACCTGTTCCAGACGCCGGGTTTCGGGGACACTATCGACTTCGTGCAAATCAAGCAGCACTACTACATCGTGCACGAGGACATTAATCCCACGGGCATTGTTCCGGCCGGTCCGGACCTGGGCGGTTGGCTGCAGGACCACGGCAGGGAATCGCTGGGGGGCCGGCCGTTTGGAGACGGCACGCCGCCCGGGCCGGTCCGGCCAGGCGAAGAGGTTGCGCCGGGACACGGCGCGTTGCGCTAA
- a CDS encoding MaoC/PaaZ C-terminal domain-containing protein produces the protein MTLAQPVILAEMPSLSKLYVNAAAQAARRRLLGTHDSAVLPAESHEVRGVVVGVENLTAYQHLIGETASDVLPAGFIHAIAFPLAMSVLNRDDFPLPLLGMIHLHNSVEQRSPLVFTDVLDMTAWVQNLRGHRSGTQVDVVAEVRPAGSPDVHWRGVSTYLAKGVFLPGIDKPTALPPKADFTPPDPTALWHLGVDTGRAYAAVSGDFNPIHLSVLSAKALGMRRSIAHGMYLASRALADVGPARGDSFTWDVEFEAPVFLPSRVALEIATEQSGSGAWKHSRFVAWSPRSGRRHFSGTVAAL, from the coding sequence ATGACGCTCGCACAGCCGGTGATCCTGGCCGAGATGCCGTCCTTGTCCAAGCTCTACGTCAACGCCGCCGCCCAGGCGGCACGGCGCAGGCTCCTGGGCACACATGACTCCGCCGTCCTCCCGGCCGAGAGCCATGAAGTCAGGGGGGTGGTGGTGGGGGTGGAAAACCTCACGGCCTACCAGCACCTGATCGGTGAGACGGCAAGCGATGTCCTGCCTGCCGGTTTCATCCACGCGATCGCATTCCCGCTGGCCATGAGCGTCCTTAACCGCGACGACTTCCCGCTGCCCCTGCTGGGCATGATCCACCTGCACAACAGCGTCGAACAAAGGTCCCCATTGGTCTTCACGGACGTTCTGGACATGACCGCTTGGGTGCAAAACCTCCGTGGGCACCGTTCCGGCACGCAGGTGGACGTGGTAGCGGAAGTGCGCCCTGCCGGCTCGCCGGATGTGCATTGGCGGGGCGTCTCCACTTACCTGGCCAAGGGCGTGTTCCTGCCCGGAATCGACAAACCTACTGCGCTGCCACCGAAGGCCGATTTCACGCCGCCGGACCCGACGGCCCTGTGGCACCTGGGCGTTGACACGGGGCGGGCCTACGCCGCGGTATCCGGGGATTTCAACCCGATCCACCTGAGCGTGCTGTCGGCAAAAGCACTGGGCATGCGGCGTTCGATAGCACACGGGATGTACTTGGCCTCGCGTGCGCTCGCAGATGTCGGCCCTGCCCGCGGTGACTCCTTCACGTGGGACGTGGAGTTCGAGGCTCCGGTGTTCCTGCCCTCCCGGGTTGCCCTGGAAATCGCCACCGAACAAAGCGGATCAGGGGCATGGAAACACTCGCGCTTTGTCGCCTGGAGCCCCCGCTCCGGGCGCCGCCATTTCAGCGGGACGGTTGCCGCGCTCTAG
- a CDS encoding glycosyltransferase family 9 protein: MEQLTAEFGGAGQIGVGVGPVLEKFTDVSRIVILRGGGLGDLIFAIPAMAALKVAYPGSTITLLGTPIHKALLEAVKSPVDEVVVLPFAEGVRPGQEEAPELDRFFADMRGRTFDLAVQLHGGGRYSNPFLLRLGARHTVGTRTADAASLERTVPYLYYQHEPLRALEVAGFAGAFPVDLEARLAPAGGGAAHEALDGAAGQPLVVIHPGATDPRRRWPADKFAELAAACAADGSRVVIIGDSSEQDLAEAIAARAGSAAVDSAAGALDMAGLVALLAEAGVVVANDSGPRHLAQALGVPTVGIFWAGNAINAGALGRSLHRVHASWVTACPTCGIDVTQVGWTAPRCAHDDSAVAGIGVPEVYEDVRSLTATAYAKQDA; the protein is encoded by the coding sequence GTGGAACAACTCACCGCAGAGTTCGGCGGTGCAGGACAAATCGGCGTGGGCGTCGGTCCTGTGCTGGAGAAGTTCACCGACGTGTCCAGGATTGTCATCCTGCGCGGCGGAGGATTGGGCGACCTGATTTTCGCCATCCCGGCCATGGCAGCACTGAAGGTGGCTTATCCGGGATCAACCATCACGCTGCTGGGAACACCAATCCACAAGGCGCTGCTGGAGGCGGTGAAAAGCCCCGTGGATGAGGTGGTGGTCCTGCCGTTCGCCGAAGGAGTCAGGCCTGGGCAGGAAGAGGCACCTGAACTGGACCGTTTCTTTGCGGACATGCGGGGCCGCACCTTCGACCTGGCTGTCCAGCTTCATGGCGGCGGCCGCTATTCAAACCCCTTCCTGCTAAGGCTCGGCGCCCGTCATACCGTCGGGACCCGGACTGCCGATGCAGCCAGCCTCGAGCGCACCGTCCCCTACCTTTACTACCAGCACGAACCGCTCAGGGCTTTGGAAGTGGCCGGGTTCGCTGGTGCCTTCCCGGTCGATCTCGAAGCCCGGCTGGCGCCCGCCGGCGGGGGAGCCGCACACGAAGCCCTAGACGGCGCCGCCGGCCAGCCGCTGGTGGTGATCCATCCCGGCGCCACCGACCCCCGCCGTCGTTGGCCTGCTGACAAGTTCGCCGAACTTGCCGCTGCCTGCGCAGCGGACGGCTCGCGGGTGGTCATTATCGGTGACAGCAGCGAGCAGGACCTCGCGGAGGCGATCGCGGCCCGGGCCGGATCGGCGGCCGTCGATTCCGCAGCCGGCGCACTGGACATGGCAGGGCTTGTGGCCCTGCTGGCGGAAGCCGGCGTTGTGGTGGCAAACGACAGCGGTCCACGGCACCTTGCCCAGGCCCTGGGCGTTCCCACGGTCGGCATCTTTTGGGCCGGGAACGCGATCAACGCCGGAGCGCTGGGCAGGAGCCTGCACCGCGTGCATGCCTCCTGGGTGACGGCATGCCCCACGTGCGGGATAGACGTGACCCAGGTTGGCTGGACGGCACCCCGCTGCGCCCATGACGATTCTGCGGTAGCGGGCATCGGGGTGCCGGAGGTGTACGAGGATGTCCGCAGCCTCACCGCCACGGCCTACGCAAAGCAGGACGCATGA